CAATTCCTTTAAGGAAATTTTGACTAATTTGCTTAACCAAATACCATCTTCAATTTTTTCTTCAATTAAAAAACTTGGTTTGGCTCCCGGATAAGCAGGTGCTTCTGTTACTTCGCCAATAAATTCCCGCCCGGATTTTGTGGGCTTTATATAAAGTTTGTTATCGCAAATAAGCCCAAATATTTTTCCGTCGGCGTAAATTCCATAATCACCAAACATTTTTTTGGCGACTATTTCCCCTGAACCTTTGATCTGATCGGTAACGAAATCTACAAATTGCTGATGAGATGCCATTGGATTTTATTAAATGTTTTTAAAATTTCTATTCTCAGAGAATTTATCTGTTCGATCGCCGGACAACAGGAATACTTTAATATCAATGAACTTCTCATACCCCAATTTTTTAAAAGTAAAGTGAAAAACCCAAAAATCAATTCTAAAGTTAATACATTCCTAAAATTATTACAAACCACTTTTTTATTCAGCTTGTTTTCCAGGCAAAGTTTAAAGATACAAGAGGTATACTATGTCCAGGCTGGAAGAAGCAGACTGGTTGGAAAAATGACGCTCAACATAAAGCTTGAATTGTCTTAGGATTCGTCATTTTCATTTGAACGTTATTTGTTTTTATTTTTTGCGGGATTAAATTCAAGTATTTCGTCTCTTTTTGGCGATGTTATATAAGGTTTTTTATGGTTGCCGTTTTTATCCATGATCCAAATATCAGAATTCTGGGCGACACGGGTATATGCAATGTATCTACCGTCAGGAGTCCAACGTGGCCATCTGTTGTCCAGGCTGTCGCTGGTTAATTGTTTGATGTTGCTGCCGTCGATGTTCATAACATAGATGTCTGCTTTGTTATTTAAAAAATAGTGGCATGCAATCGATTTTCCATCAGGCGAAATATCCAGGGCTCCATCGTTTCCGATTCTGTTGGTCAGCCTGGTGTGGTAGCTGCCCATCGTATCTGTAATAAATATCTCACTATTGGTAATTTTGTTGGCAGTGTCTCTATCCATAAATGAGGTATAGAAAATTCTGACTCCATCCGGATGAAATGTTGGTGAACCGTCTAATCTGTCGTTTTGTGTAATGCGAGATATTTTTTTTGTGGCCAGATTCATAAAATAAATTTCATTTTGTTTATGGTCGGCATTAGAAACATATAAAATGCTTTTTCCATCCGGAGAAAAAGAGGGTCCGTATTGATTGAGTGTGTCGTGGGTTAGCTGCTCAGTTGTTTTTAATGCTATGTTATAGAGATAAAGGTCATATTGTTTTTTCACCAGTTTAGCGAATAAAATATTTTTTCCATCCGGGCTCCACTTGATTCCGTAGTCCGTGTATTTATCGTTGGTAATGTTCAGAAGTTGGTCGTTTTTGGATGAAATATATAGGTCCAAATATTCATCCCTGTCCGAAATAAAAGCATATTCGTATTTGGTCGTTTTACAGGCAACAAATACCAGAAGTCCCAATAATATCAAGTATAATTTAGCCATAGTCGTTTTTCTTAGGAATACAATTTAACTGATATGTCAAAGTCTTTGAATTTTTATTAAAATTATTCCGATTGCTCCATATGTATTGTAGGGAAACTTATATGAAAGTTCATTTTGTAATACGCCATAAACAA
The DNA window shown above is from Saprospiraceae bacterium and carries:
- a CDS encoding TfoX/Sxy family protein translates to MASHQQFVDFVTDQIKGSGEIVAKKMFGDYGIYADGKIFGLICDNKLYIKPTKSGREFIGEVTEAPAYPGAKPSFLIEEKIEDGIWLSKLVKISLKELPEPKPKKKKVSKRK
- a CDS encoding PD40 domain-containing protein: MAKLYLILLGLLVFVACKTTKYEYAFISDRDEYLDLYISSKNDQLLNITNDKYTDYGIKWSPDGKNILFAKLVKKQYDLYLYNIALKTTEQLTHDTLNQYGPSFSPDGKSILYVSNADHKQNEIYFMNLATKKISRITQNDRLDGSPTFHPDGVRIFYTSFMDRDTANKITNSEIFITDTMGSYHTRLTNRIGNDGALDISPDGKSIACHYFLNNKADIYVMNIDGSNIKQLTSDSLDNRWPRWTPDGRYIAYTRVAQNSDIWIMDKNGNHKKPYITSPKRDEILEFNPAKNKNK